GAGAACCCTCTTCACCATCAGCAACTTCGCTTGCAGAAACGTCAAGATCAAGATTTGAAGATGAACAAAAATTTGTAATCTGAAATCTACAGTGTCTTGGGACAATAAAAACCCTGTATGTCAAAAAGAATGAGACCAAGAAGAATCATGCGCAAAAAGTCACTCACCATTGAAGGCAACATATGCACCGCATAAACCATCACCGTAAGCTACACCTTCATCTGGTCACAATCAACATATAGCCGACGTGAGGCTTCTGGTCACAATCAACACAAGATATCTAGTAATCATAATTTTGCAGCAAGAAATGAATTGAAGAGGCAAATGAGAAGGTAAAAATTATATAGAAGGAAAAGGTTGAATCAAAAAGTGTAATAATCTTTACCATCACAATATACACCGCGACCATGAGCCACCGCAAGCATTCGATCGTCGCCAAAGATAAGGAATACTCCTGCAAATTAATAAGGagtaaaaaatgaagaaaagaaaaagaaatggaaCAATCAAGATGAAtcatctaaatataaaaaataacttttgttcAGAAGAACAACAATGAGTTAAGAAATATAAGACTAAACTACCtgatttcttataaaaaataaggaGACATCCAATTGGAACCTGCCATTCGACTGTCATTATAGGAACAAAAGGAAGAGCAATGAGGAGGCAAAACATAGTAAtgaaaggaaacaaaacatatCAACCTTAACTACTCATTGGTCCAACTTTCAATTTCCACCTCCGATTCTTATTATTGTTGCAACCTCGTGCACACTACACCACCAAACATATCAtacacaatttaattttatccaAACTTTGATTCTATTTACATTGCTGCAATTTTCCAACATCATTAGAACATACACAATAAATATCAGCAAGAATGAAGTTTGCTTGAATTGAACCATttaaacgtaaaaaaaaaaaaaaaaagaagcactGCCATTGTTCAGTTACCAAGTGGAATCAGAAATATGCTATGGAGCTAAGATGAGATACACAAGCTTGCAACAAAGTAGAAAGATTGAAGCTTTAGaccaaaatcatgtcaattaaATCAAAATGCAATACTACTTCCAACAATCTTTAAAGTTAAACAACTTATGTCTAATAAATTTCTAATATCTCAGGTGTTTTAAAATTCCCTCATGctgttaaaaattctaaattgcATAAGAAAGCAGTTCCAAAATCAtgtcaatattttcaaaattacaaaattgcaaaaaagtACTCATCTTAAGGTTACACTTACATTTAATCCTTATGGTGGGAAAATGAGTGAGATTAGATCGGATTCGAAACCTCTATGATTACATGACACCTTATGTGTCAGAGTCGCCAAGAAGTTCATATTTGAACTATAGAGATGTTGATTTAGGTGTCAATGTAGATAGGAATGTTGGTTATGAAGAAGCCAGTATTTGGGGTAAAAAGTATTTCAAAGGAAACTTTGATAGGCTTGTAGAGGTAAAGACGGCGATAGATCCAAACAATTTTTTCAGATATGAACAGAGTATACCATCACTTGCATCTAACTCTAGTGTAATGGCAGAATAGAAGCACCCATCAAGTGGTGTATTATTATAAGAGGTATATAGAAGCCTTTCAATATCATGAAAAACCATTTTGGACCTAGATTATAGTTTGTCATAATATTTGATTGGTCAAAAAATTACTTACTCTCCAATTGTATCTTGCCTGATAAAAAGGACTTTGTAGCTGCTGCTATTAGGGTGTAACACACAATTTGAGTCCTGCTTCTAGCAGAGCTCTCCATTTTGAACCTTTTGCATCGACTTCTGGCATACTGAAATGCATCATTAGTTCCGAGAACCGACCGGCTAACTATACCAGCGACCTAAAAAGCTTTGACATATTTAAAGGGATTATGTCCTAGTGAACCAACAAAGCCTTCTAAGAATGAGACACTTAAGGTTCATGTTCAGTTAAGAAAAAAATGGAGTGAAGCGAAGGACTGACCTTGTAAATCAGAATGCTAAGGAAAAACATTGCAAGCCACTCCTTCATCATGGCATTGCTAATCTTGCTACATTTTCTCAATAATAGTTAATAGCAACTTTCCAACTTCATTCTCGTTACTCGCCCttcaaaaaaatgaatgtgTTAAAAATGTCCGGGAGAGCAATTGCAATTCAACAAACAAATTTAGTAGGATAGCCTCCTAATGCAACTTTCTCCTCCTAATATATGATGGAGATAAATGACAAACACCATAGAAAGTAATAGAGAGAGTTGAATTCTGAAACGAAAACTTACTCAAATCTCAAACATCAGCTAAATATTActcaaatacaatcaaataaagttTAGAAAACTTACACAATCAAACCGTAATTTTGTGAACctgaacaaacaataaaattcgCAAAAAGAAATCAgaatatgaaatgaaaaatatgaaataaggAAGGGATTTCAATTAGCCAAAATCATTTTCAACAACCATCAAAGTCTTGACACAAAGTTACATTCAGAAGTGATATTCATTCCCCATCTTGATCTCTAATACCTAGGACTAAGTACTTGAAACTCAAAAATTGGAAAAGGACACAAGGAAAGCAAATTGACAAAGGTCATTTACCTTGTCTCTTCCTAAAGCAGCATAATGTTGTAAACCGTTGCAGGAGCCATCCTATGGCAAAAAATCATAGTAGTAGTACAAATAGGGATTAGTTAGTGAACATGATACATTATAAATGTTAATAATGATAACAATGAAACTTGACAATGACAACTATTACATAAGATGACTAACTGGTTTTTGATGAGTATCAGATAACAAAGAATGGTATGAATAGATTAAGCTGGTGACTTTACACAAAACAATGAGTGCATGACATGTGAATCAAAATgatatagaaaaattgaaacttatttattttcaacattGTGGGTCTGGAGAGTGTGGTGTCTGTTTCAGAAGAAGTAGTTTTAACTCAATTCATATATGTCGGCTTAAGAACTAAAGTCCAGATTGACCTGTATAAGCTAACCACGAGAACTTATTACATGCTTGTGCTAGAAGATATCATTTTCACCATGTTTAAATTAGAAAGGCTTTGTTGATAATCAGCTCATAAATTATCACTTTAAATTATATGGGATTCAAGAAAAAATGACAACATAAATGTCAGTGTAGTAACTTTACTACACGCTCATGTAGTAACCATTGCATTATATACCATTCCCTCCATCGACCATATTTAACATAACATCTATATTCTATACCAAGCCAATGATAAGTATGAATCACATTGAGCAAACAAAAGTCACCCTTAAAATGTATACCGCGGAAACCATACCAGTTTTTGCAGAACCGGAACCTAGCTGTCCATGTTTGTTCCATCCAAATGCTAGGGAATTTCCATCATCCGTAACAACTACCGTATGGCTCCTCCCAGCTCCAGCTTGAACAATTTTGTATCTTCACAAGTCAAATGTCAACAAAATTTAGCACAAGATGCAAAATTAACAGTTAAattgaaaacataaacataagcACCCCATATGTATGTATGCAAACTCACTTTGATAGTTCAGACACCACAGTCGGCCTATCACGCTGAATGGTATCTCCATGACCCAGTTGCCCTTTCTGCACAATAATCTCATGAATCAGAAACACAAGCAAAGAACAATCACAAATCATGTCATTACAATATATAACCACATGCCATGTGTTTGTATTGAGATTATTACAAATGTACCTTGTGTTTCTTTGCACATAAATAAAAAGCAACAGCCATAAACACCGGACGAGTAAAAGCACGGCGATTTTCAGCAAcacattttagtgttttttttcaatagcatttcatcaaacatgtAGCAGACATTATTAAAACCACAAAATCAATAACTTACAGCTTAAGACCGTCACGAACATAAGGTATAATCCGAACACAACCGAATTGAATCGCCAATTCTCTCACATCTAGCTTCAACCTAAAACACCAAATTCATCAATTAAAAAACAGGAAAatctaaataaatcaaaaaataaatctataaaaggaaaactaactaacttgacTCCGATGCCATTGTGAAGTGAATTATAGGATCTAATATAAGCTCTTTCAGACATTCCACTTAGTTTCACCGCAGCGGATCGATCCAAGAGAACACcaaattgtcaaaaaataaacttttacagaaaaaaaaaatttaaaaaaaaaactttgaagagAAAAACGAACCTTCTTCTGCTTGCCACCACCAGATTTGGCTAGCTTGGAGGAAGGTGGAGGACTGGAGGAGCCTTATCCTTCCATGGAGCCTGCAAAAATACAACACAGAGTACCAATTACAAAGATGAAAATTGACaaattgagaaaaatgaaatgtagAAGATGAATTTGGAGATACATCACCATCCAACATAACCACTACACATCACCATCCAACATAACCACTACacatcaccaccacctccaatcTTCAACATCTTcaccagcaaaaaaaaaaagcaacgaaaaaaataaaaataaatatagtataGAAACTAAGATCAAACCAGAGGAACGAAGGAGCAATAAGCATCGCCGTCGCCAAACACCGCCGCGAACCACCACCGGAACTATCTATCACGGCCGGAACTCTCTCTTCCTCACCGGAACTTCCCTCCCCGGCAAATCTTCTCTCACTCGGCCACTCCCTCCCTCTGACGAGTGATTGATTTGTAGGTGGTGGTGGGGGGTTGTGGTGGATGTTATGGTGAAGGATGAGATGAGGCAGAGAGGAGGGAGAGAAGAGCGTACGAGAGAGTGAGAGGGAGAGAAGAGcgtacgagagagagagagggagagaagagagagaaaaaatctttacaaatgaaaaaaatttgggaaaaaagaaatatatattatactggGGCCCAATGCATGTGTTACATATAGCTAGTCATGTGGAAGCTTCTGGTTACCTTCTCTGCATCACAACTCACACACTTGTCATGTAAAGCTTTGCATGTGTGACATATAGATGGTTTCAAAGTTGCATGTGGAACATGATCATTGGGCCAAGACAAGCACATGGTGGCAATACACAATTGGACATGAGGCAAGGTGTGAAGCATTCATTGGCCAAATAATTAGGGTTTTGCATTAGGGTTTCCCAATTCATGATCTTTTAtgtatattatagattatagatgaATCTTAATGAACCCCACATGTTATTCATATAGCATCTCAATcacatttgaaatttttaactttaataGATTTGACCATTTAGTGATTAACAAACCCAAACCATAATAATTTCAAACTAAAATTCAATTGTATAATTTAAAAGAATAACTATAATGaatttgactatttttttatttatttacgatGAGCTGGTATCAAACACagaacctataacatactacccaaattgAGACCGTGGCTTAACAAGTTCTACTTTGGTGATAATTCCAAATTGAGACAAGTACAATTATATAATTTGGAATCATAAAACTTAGTAGATTTGATCGCTTTGGTGATTAACAAAACCCAGGGTAATACGTAAATACATTTCAATAAAGTTTCTGATGATTTATaaacatgttttatttttctcttaaaaCACACAAGAcatgtttttttcttatgattTATGCAACGATAACAGAGTAACATGAAGCTATAACGCATGATAACAAAACCATGTTGGCTCTCTTTACATTGGAGGAATTGGCTCTCTTCACAACTCTAATGAAGATTGTGTTATGCAACGCTCTTCATGAAGAAATGCAGAGTTGGCATGGCAAGACAACATCTCACTCCTTATTGCCCGAGAGTgattcaaaaaaattgattgatatGATCTTGGATTAATTGcaacttcaacaaaaaaaaaatatgcatactTTGGTGAGACAATGAAATCATGGATATATATTCTATGAAAGGTATGCAGGGAGTTTCTAAAATCTTCAGCTCGGATTTAGTTTTCCACATTTGCAGTGGAAAAATTCGAAATTGAAAGATCACGAGGATGCTATGAcccacaaaaaaatataatagaatgATTCAAAACCTCAAAATACGAAAATTTGATGGTCAAGGTCAAGTTCACGAGTGACCAAACTATTACTCGTAACACAAATCTTCAGCTCAGATTCGGTTGGATGGTACCATCCACAAGAAATACAATAGAATGACAAAACCTCAAGTCCCGAGATTCAATGGTCGGAGTCTCGAGTCACAGAACTATTACTCGCAAAACATATATTGGATTTATAAAAGGCAGGATATACCTACGGAA
This genomic interval from Trifolium pratense cultivar HEN17-A07 linkage group LG6, ARS_RC_1.1, whole genome shotgun sequence contains the following:
- the LOC123888795 gene encoding uncharacterized protein LOC123888795 isoform X3; this encodes MMKEWLAMFFLSILIYKVAGIVSRSVLGTNDAFQYARSRCKRFKMESSARSRTQIVCYTLIAAATKSFLSGKIQLEIEWQVPIGCLLIFYKKSGVFLIFGDDRMLAVAHGRGVYCDDEGVAYGDGLCGAYVAFNGMKLKLIQSSKFIIEEGHIFSRRDV
- the LOC123888795 gene encoding uncharacterized protein LOC123888795 isoform X4, whose translation is MMKEWLAMFFLSILIYKYARSRCKRFKMESSARSRTQIVCYTLIAAATKSFLSGKIQLEIEWQVPIGCLLIFYKKSGVFLIFGDDRMLAVAHGRGVYCDDEGVAYGDGLCGAYVAFNDTVDFRLQIFVHLQILILTFLQAKLLMVKRVLQKNMMTFG
- the LOC123888795 gene encoding uncharacterized protein LOC123888795 isoform X1 — encoded protein: MMKEWLAMFFLSILIYKVAGIVSRSVLGTNDAFQYARSRCKRFKMESSARSRTQIVCYTLIAAATKSFLSGKIQLEIEWQVPIGCLLIFYKKSGVFLIFGDDRMLAVAHGRGVYCDDEGVAYGDGLCGAYVAFNDTVDFRLQIFVHLQILILTFLQAKLLMVKRVLQKNMMTFG
- the LOC123888795 gene encoding protein RCC2-like isoform X7, translated to MAVAFYLCAKKHKKGQLGHGDTIQRDRPTVVSELSKYKIVQAGAGRSHTVVVTDDGNSLAFGWNKHGQLGSGSAKTGWLLQRFTTLCCFRKRQGSQNYGLIVASNENEVGKLLLTIIEKM
- the LOC123888795 gene encoding uncharacterized protein LOC123888795 isoform X2; this translates as MMKEWLAMFFLSILIYKVAGIVSRSVLGTNDAFQYARSRCKRFKMESSARSRTQIVCYTLIAAATKSFLSGKIQLEIEWQVPIGCLLIFYKKSGVFLIFGDDRMLAVAHGRGVYCDDEGVAYGDGLCGAYVAFNDFRLQIFVHLQILILTFLQAKLLMVKRVLQKNMMTFG
- the LOC123888795 gene encoding ultraviolet-B receptor UVR8-like isoform X6 translates to MICDCSLLVFLIHEIIVQKGQLGHGDTIQRDRPTVVSELSKYKIVQAGAGRSHTVVVTDDGNSLAFGWNKHGQLGSGSAKTGWLLQRFTTLCCFRKRQGSQNYGLIVASNENEVGKLLLTIIEKM
- the LOC123888795 gene encoding uncharacterized protein LOC123888795 isoform X5; protein product: MESSARSRTQIVCYTLIAAATKSFLSGKIQLEIEWQVPIGCLLIFYKKSGVFLIFGDDRMLAVAHGRGVYCDDEGVAYGDGLCGAYVAFNDTVDFRLQIFVHLQILILTFLQAKLLMVKRVLQKNMMTFG